In one Lolium rigidum isolate FL_2022 chromosome 3, APGP_CSIRO_Lrig_0.1, whole genome shotgun sequence genomic region, the following are encoded:
- the LOC124698143 gene encoding pathogenesis-related 5 protein Cup a 3-like — protein MASSRVLQQIALLLLVAAAATDAATITVVNKCSYTVWPAALPGGGVRLDPGQTWPLTMPAGTAAARVWPRTGCTFNGSGVGRCITGDCASKLACAVSGEQPTTIAEYTLGKDGAPDFFDLSLVDGFNVPMRFQPLDGAPCRSASCAVDITKECLPELRVDGGCASACGKFGGDTYCCRGQFTDNCPPTKYSQFFKGKCPEAYSYAKDDQTSTFTCPTGTNYQIVLCP, from the coding sequence ATGGCGTCCTCTCGCGTCCTCCAACAGATCGCACTTCTTCTCCTGGTAGCTGCCGCTGCCACCGACGCGGCCACCATCACCGTCGTGAACAAGTGCTCATACACAGTCTGGCCTGCCGCGCTCccgggcggcggcgtgcggctcgACCCGGGCCAGACGTGGCCTCTCACCATGCCGGCCGGCACCGCGGCCGCCAGGGTGTGGCCGCGCACGGGGTGCACCTTCAACGGCAGCGGCGTTGGCCGCTGCATCACCGGCGACTGCGCCAGCAAGCTGGCCTGCGCCGTCTCCGGCGAGCAGCCGACAACAATTGCAGAGTACACGCTGGGGAAGGACGGGGCCCCGGACTTCTTCGACCTGTCCCTCGTCGACGGGTTCAACGTGCCGATGAGGTTCCAGCCCCTAGACGGCGCTCCGTGCCGTTCCGCCAGCTGCGCCGTGGACATCACGAAGGAGTGCCTGCCGGAGCTGCGGGTCGACGGAGGGTGCGCTAGCGCGTGCGGCAAGTTCGGCGGCGACACCTACTGCTGCAGGGGCCAGTTCACGGACAACTGCCCGCCGACCAAGTACTCGCAGTTCTTcaaggggaagtgccccgaagcatACAGCTACGCCAAGGACGACCAAACCAGCACATTCACCTGCCCGACCGGAACCAACTACCAGATCGTGCTCTGCCCTTAG